Proteins from one Cicer arietinum cultivar CDC Frontier isolate Library 1 chromosome 3, Cicar.CDCFrontier_v2.0, whole genome shotgun sequence genomic window:
- the LOC101496411 gene encoding uncharacterized protein yields the protein MRWHHESRLNDGSLRHPADSLAWKNFDARYPTFSLDPRNVRLGVASDGFNPFKTMSITHSTWPVILIPYNLPPWMCMKQPYFMLSLLIPGPKGPGNNIDIYLQPLVQELQELWDDGIETFDAYKKETFQLRAAMMWTINDFPAYANLSGWSTKGQYACPCCGIETTSQWLRHGKKFCYMGHRRWLSPKHKWRLNSRDFDGTRELRIPPKRLDGTDILRQIDECREKGLANGAQPWKKKSIFFTLPYWQYNVLRHNLDVMHIEKNVCDNIIGTLLNQEGKSKDNYKARADLVDMGIRSMLHPQPSPNITTTRLPRACYQMTNKEKESFLSILKNVKTPDECSSNIPRCVHVKQHKMFGLKSYDCHVLMQELLPVALRGSLPDKVTSVLVDLCNFFKQICSKVLNVEFLSQLESQIVITLCQLETIFPPSFFTVMMHLVIHLAHEAQVAGPVQYRWMYPIERYVCL from the coding sequence ATGAGATGGCACCATGAGAGTAGATTGAATGATGGTTCTCTTAGGCATCCAGCTGATTCCCTTGCTTGGAAGAATTTTGACGCTCGATATCCAACATTTTCGTTAGATCCTCGTAATGTTCGATTAGGAGTGGCTTCAGATGGTTTCAATCCTTTCAAGACTATGAGTATTACTCATAGCACTTGGCCTGTCATTCTAattccttacaatcttcctccttgGATGTGCATGAAACAACCATACTTCATGTTATCACTATTAATTCCGGGTCCAAAAGGTCCTGGAAATAACATTGACATTTATCTGCAACCTTTAGTACAAGAGTTGCAAGAGTTATGGGATGATGGAATTGAAACATTTGATGCCTATAAGAAAGAGACATTTCAACTTCGTGCAGCTATGATGTGGACTATTAATGACTTTCCAGCATATGCTAACTTGTCTGGATGGAGTACTAAAGGTCAATATGCATGTCCATGTTGTGGTATTGAAACTACCTCGCAGTGGTTACGTCATGGTAAAAAATTTTGCTACATGGGTCATCGTCGTTGGTTATCTCCCAAACATAAGTGGAGATTGAATAGTAGGGATTTTGATGGAACACGAGAGCTAAGGATCCCTCCTAAAAGACTTGATGGGACtgatattttaagacaaataGATGAATGTAGAGAAAAAGGTCTAGCAAATGGAGCACAACCTTGGAAAAAGAAGAGCATTTTCTTCACATTGCCTTATTGGCAATATAATGTATTGCGTCATAATCTTGATGTGATGCACATTGAAAAGAACGTATGTGACAACATTATTGGTACATTGTTAAACCAAGAGGGAAAATCCAAAGATAATTATAAGGCACGAGCTGATCTTGTAGATATGGGCATAAGAAGTATGCTCCATCCTCAACCAAGTCCTAATATAACTACAACGCGTTTGCCTAGAGCATGCTATCAAATGACTAACAAAGAAAAGGAATCTTTCCTAAGCATTCTCAAGAATgtaaaaactccagatgaatgTTCATCAAACATCCCACGTTGTGTGCATGTCAAGCAACACAAGATGTTTGGATTGAAAAGTTACGATTGTCATGTTTTGATGCAAGAGCTTCTTCCAGTAGCATTACGGGGTTCATTGCCAGATAAAGTCACTTCAGTGTTAGTTGATCTTTGCAATTTCTTCAAGCAAATTTGTTCTAAGGTACTTAATGTGGAATTTCTATCACAATTGGAGTCTCAAATAGTTATCACACTTTGTCAGTTGGAAACAATTtttcctccttcattttttaCTGTTATGATGCATTTGGTAATTCATTTGGCACACGAAGCCCAAGTTGCTGGACCGGTACAAtatcgatggatgtatccgattgAGAGGTATgtatgtttataa
- the LOC101499970 gene encoding uncharacterized protein isoform X4 — protein sequence MKEAMARRRKLNIRHRASDNEGIQSTSNNTNSTNVEGSNVAETRSSPCHAEGVIRESVESHSIPSDIEVEEEQIEKEVEPKRARGPTKMLDVWEMEHGDLIIVNLDKYGRPIGEEGTTLTRFIGSVARRYQYAPINYKSWKVMPNDYKEEMLKLIEKISKINRQNRAKFEDVHCMGSKSLPKFIDEKIKKGKGVLPGRKEIYIDTRTRKDGTIVNEKAAKLIEELKKHNNEAGTSQSTQDTQGSMSWKDDIFYQVQGPDKNGRVRCMGKIPHSKKSKVCASENEELRERVKNMENLLANVMTLIQNRFSGADVNDIIQAARQVPDATSAQNHLNSLSPNNNENNENGED from the exons ATGAA AGAAGCAATGGCTCGAAGAAGAAAGTTAAATATTCGACATCGAGCAAGTGATAATGAAGGAATTCAGTCTACTTCTAATAATACAAACTCAACCAATGTAGAAGGAAGTAATGTTGCAGAAACTCGTTCTAGTCCTTGTCATGCAGAAGGTGTCATACGTGAGTCTGTAGAATCTCACTCAATTCCCTCTGATATAGAAGTTGAAgaagaacaaattgaaaaag aAGTAGAGCCTAAACGGGCTAGAGGTCCTACAAAAATGTTAGATGTATGGGAAATGGAACATGGTGATTTAATAATCGTTAATTTGGACAAATATGGTCGACCCATTGGTGAGGAAGGGACAACTCTAACTCGTTTCATTGGTAGCGTAGCTAGAAGGTATCAATATGCTCCTATCAACTACAAGTCATGGAAAGTTATGCCAAATGATTACAAAGaagaaatgttgaaattaataGAG aaaataagtaaaattaataggcAAAATCGTGCTAAATTTGAAGATGTTCATTGTATGGGTTCAAAAAGTCTCCCAAAGTTTATTGATGAGAAg ATAAAAAAGGGAAAAGGAGTGTTGCCTGGACGTAAAGAGATTTACATTGATACCCGTACTCGTAAAGATGGAACAATTGTCAATGAAAAGGCTGCaaaattgatt gaagaactaaaaaaacataataatgagGCTGGAACTTCTCAATCAACCCAAGACACACAAGGTTCTATGTCTTGGAAGGATGACATATTTTATCAAGTACAAGGACCTGATAAAAACGGACGTGTGCGATGTATGGGCAAGATTCCTCATTCTAAAAAATCGAAGGTTTGTGCATCTGAAAATGAAGAGTTGCGCGAAAGAGTTAAGAATATGGAAAACTTGTTAGCAAATGTGATGACTTTAATTCAAAATCGATTTTCTGGAGCAGATGTTAATGATATAATACAAGCTGCAAGACAG GTTCCTGATGCTACTAGTGctcaaaaccatttgaattcacttagtccaaacaacaacgaaaataatgaaaatg gtgaagattaa
- the LOC101499970 gene encoding uncharacterized protein isoform X1 yields the protein MKEAMARRRKLNIRHRASDNEGIQSTSNNTNSTNVEGSNVAETRSSPCHAEGVIRESVESHSIPSDIEVEEEQIEKEVEPKRARGPTKMLDVWEMEHGDLIIVNLDKYGRPIGEEGTTLTRFIGSVARRYQYAPINYKSWKVMPNDYKEEMLKLIESKFEFVPPINDLTREMLKSELNEKWRQWKGDLKSMAYDPTKTEEEVASLVPDDRVDPNQYRGLVHHWFSDEGQKISKINRQNRAKFEDVHCMGSKSLPKFIDEKIKKGKGVLPGRKEIYIDTRTRKDGTIVNEKAAKLIEELKKHNNEAGTSQSTQDTQGSMSWKDDIFYQVQGPDKNGRVRCMGKIPHSKKSKVCASENEELRERVKNMENLLANVMTLIQNRFSGADVNDIIQAARQVPDATSAQNHLNSLSPNNNENNENGED from the exons ATGAA AGAAGCAATGGCTCGAAGAAGAAAGTTAAATATTCGACATCGAGCAAGTGATAATGAAGGAATTCAGTCTACTTCTAATAATACAAACTCAACCAATGTAGAAGGAAGTAATGTTGCAGAAACTCGTTCTAGTCCTTGTCATGCAGAAGGTGTCATACGTGAGTCTGTAGAATCTCACTCAATTCCCTCTGATATAGAAGTTGAAgaagaacaaattgaaaaag aAGTAGAGCCTAAACGGGCTAGAGGTCCTACAAAAATGTTAGATGTATGGGAAATGGAACATGGTGATTTAATAATCGTTAATTTGGACAAATATGGTCGACCCATTGGTGAGGAAGGGACAACTCTAACTCGTTTCATTGGTAGCGTAGCTAGAAGGTATCAATATGCTCCTATCAACTACAAGTCATGGAAAGTTATGCCAAATGATTACAAAGaagaaatgttgaaattaataGAG agtaaatttgagtttgttcctCCAATAAATGACTTAACAAGAGAAATGTTAAAATCTGAGCTGAATGAGAAATGGAGGCAATGGAAGGGTGATCTAAAGTCAATGGCATATGACCCTACTAAAACAGAAGAAGAAGTTGCATCTCTTGTACCAGATGATAGGGTTGACCCAAATCAATATCGTGGTTTGGTTCATCATTGGTTTTCTGATGAAGGACAA aaaataagtaaaattaataggcAAAATCGTGCTAAATTTGAAGATGTTCATTGTATGGGTTCAAAAAGTCTCCCAAAGTTTATTGATGAGAAg ATAAAAAAGGGAAAAGGAGTGTTGCCTGGACGTAAAGAGATTTACATTGATACCCGTACTCGTAAAGATGGAACAATTGTCAATGAAAAGGCTGCaaaattgatt gaagaactaaaaaaacataataatgagGCTGGAACTTCTCAATCAACCCAAGACACACAAGGTTCTATGTCTTGGAAGGATGACATATTTTATCAAGTACAAGGACCTGATAAAAACGGACGTGTGCGATGTATGGGCAAGATTCCTCATTCTAAAAAATCGAAGGTTTGTGCATCTGAAAATGAAGAGTTGCGCGAAAGAGTTAAGAATATGGAAAACTTGTTAGCAAATGTGATGACTTTAATTCAAAATCGATTTTCTGGAGCAGATGTTAATGATATAATACAAGCTGCAAGACAG GTTCCTGATGCTACTAGTGctcaaaaccatttgaattcacttagtccaaacaacaacgaaaataatgaaaatg gtgaagattaa
- the LOC101499970 gene encoding uncharacterized protein isoform X5 translates to MKEAMARRRKLNIRHRASDNEGIQSTSNNTNSTNVEGSNVAETRSSPCHAEGVIRESVESHSIPSDIEVEEEQIEKEVEPKRARGPTKMLDVWEMEHGDLIIVNLDKYGRPIGEEGTTLTRFIGSVARRYQYAPINYKSWKVMPNDYKEEMLKLIEIKKGKGVLPGRKEIYIDTRTRKDGTIVNEKAAKLIEELKKHNNEAGTSQSTQDTQGSMSWKDDIFYQVQGPDKNGRVRCMGKIPHSKKSKVCASENEELRERVKNMENLLANVMTLIQNRFSGADVNDIIQAARQVPDATSAQNHLNSLSPNNNENNENGED, encoded by the exons ATGAA AGAAGCAATGGCTCGAAGAAGAAAGTTAAATATTCGACATCGAGCAAGTGATAATGAAGGAATTCAGTCTACTTCTAATAATACAAACTCAACCAATGTAGAAGGAAGTAATGTTGCAGAAACTCGTTCTAGTCCTTGTCATGCAGAAGGTGTCATACGTGAGTCTGTAGAATCTCACTCAATTCCCTCTGATATAGAAGTTGAAgaagaacaaattgaaaaag aAGTAGAGCCTAAACGGGCTAGAGGTCCTACAAAAATGTTAGATGTATGGGAAATGGAACATGGTGATTTAATAATCGTTAATTTGGACAAATATGGTCGACCCATTGGTGAGGAAGGGACAACTCTAACTCGTTTCATTGGTAGCGTAGCTAGAAGGTATCAATATGCTCCTATCAACTACAAGTCATGGAAAGTTATGCCAAATGATTACAAAGaagaaatgttgaaattaataGAG ATAAAAAAGGGAAAAGGAGTGTTGCCTGGACGTAAAGAGATTTACATTGATACCCGTACTCGTAAAGATGGAACAATTGTCAATGAAAAGGCTGCaaaattgatt gaagaactaaaaaaacataataatgagGCTGGAACTTCTCAATCAACCCAAGACACACAAGGTTCTATGTCTTGGAAGGATGACATATTTTATCAAGTACAAGGACCTGATAAAAACGGACGTGTGCGATGTATGGGCAAGATTCCTCATTCTAAAAAATCGAAGGTTTGTGCATCTGAAAATGAAGAGTTGCGCGAAAGAGTTAAGAATATGGAAAACTTGTTAGCAAATGTGATGACTTTAATTCAAAATCGATTTTCTGGAGCAGATGTTAATGATATAATACAAGCTGCAAGACAG GTTCCTGATGCTACTAGTGctcaaaaccatttgaattcacttagtccaaacaacaacgaaaataatgaaaatg gtgaagattaa
- the LOC101499970 gene encoding uncharacterized protein isoform X3: MKEAMARRRKLNIRHRASDNEGIQSTSNNTNSTNVEGSNVAETRSSPCHAEGVIQVEPKRARGPTKMLDVWEMEHGDLIIVNLDKYGRPIGEEGTTLTRFIGSVARRYQYAPINYKSWKVMPNDYKEEMLKLIESKFEFVPPINDLTREMLKSELNEKWRQWKGDLKSMAYDPTKTEEEVASLVPDDRVDPNQYRGLVHHWFSDEGQKISKINRQNRAKFEDVHCMGSKSLPKFIDEKIKKGKGVLPGRKEIYIDTRTRKDGTIVNEKAAKLIEELKKHNNEAGTSQSTQDTQGSMSWKDDIFYQVQGPDKNGRVRCMGKIPHSKKSKVCASENEELRERVKNMENLLANVMTLIQNRFSGADVNDIIQAARQVPDATSAQNHLNSLSPNNNENNENGED, encoded by the exons ATGAA AGAAGCAATGGCTCGAAGAAGAAAGTTAAATATTCGACATCGAGCAAGTGATAATGAAGGAATTCAGTCTACTTCTAATAATACAAACTCAACCAATGTAGAAGGAAGTAATGTTGCAGAAACTCGTTCTAGTCCTTGTCATGCAGAAGGTGTCATAC aAGTAGAGCCTAAACGGGCTAGAGGTCCTACAAAAATGTTAGATGTATGGGAAATGGAACATGGTGATTTAATAATCGTTAATTTGGACAAATATGGTCGACCCATTGGTGAGGAAGGGACAACTCTAACTCGTTTCATTGGTAGCGTAGCTAGAAGGTATCAATATGCTCCTATCAACTACAAGTCATGGAAAGTTATGCCAAATGATTACAAAGaagaaatgttgaaattaataGAG agtaaatttgagtttgttcctCCAATAAATGACTTAACAAGAGAAATGTTAAAATCTGAGCTGAATGAGAAATGGAGGCAATGGAAGGGTGATCTAAAGTCAATGGCATATGACCCTACTAAAACAGAAGAAGAAGTTGCATCTCTTGTACCAGATGATAGGGTTGACCCAAATCAATATCGTGGTTTGGTTCATCATTGGTTTTCTGATGAAGGACAA aaaataagtaaaattaataggcAAAATCGTGCTAAATTTGAAGATGTTCATTGTATGGGTTCAAAAAGTCTCCCAAAGTTTATTGATGAGAAg ATAAAAAAGGGAAAAGGAGTGTTGCCTGGACGTAAAGAGATTTACATTGATACCCGTACTCGTAAAGATGGAACAATTGTCAATGAAAAGGCTGCaaaattgatt gaagaactaaaaaaacataataatgagGCTGGAACTTCTCAATCAACCCAAGACACACAAGGTTCTATGTCTTGGAAGGATGACATATTTTATCAAGTACAAGGACCTGATAAAAACGGACGTGTGCGATGTATGGGCAAGATTCCTCATTCTAAAAAATCGAAGGTTTGTGCATCTGAAAATGAAGAGTTGCGCGAAAGAGTTAAGAATATGGAAAACTTGTTAGCAAATGTGATGACTTTAATTCAAAATCGATTTTCTGGAGCAGATGTTAATGATATAATACAAGCTGCAAGACAG GTTCCTGATGCTACTAGTGctcaaaaccatttgaattcacttagtccaaacaacaacgaaaataatgaaaatg gtgaagattaa
- the LOC101499970 gene encoding uncharacterized protein isoform X2: protein MARRRKLNIRHRASDNEGIQSTSNNTNSTNVEGSNVAETRSSPCHAEGVIRESVESHSIPSDIEVEEEQIEKEVEPKRARGPTKMLDVWEMEHGDLIIVNLDKYGRPIGEEGTTLTRFIGSVARRYQYAPINYKSWKVMPNDYKEEMLKLIESKFEFVPPINDLTREMLKSELNEKWRQWKGDLKSMAYDPTKTEEEVASLVPDDRVDPNQYRGLVHHWFSDEGQKISKINRQNRAKFEDVHCMGSKSLPKFIDEKIKKGKGVLPGRKEIYIDTRTRKDGTIVNEKAAKLIEELKKHNNEAGTSQSTQDTQGSMSWKDDIFYQVQGPDKNGRVRCMGKIPHSKKSKVCASENEELRERVKNMENLLANVMTLIQNRFSGADVNDIIQAARQVPDATSAQNHLNSLSPNNNENNENGED, encoded by the exons ATGGCTCGAAGAAGAAAGTTAAATATTCGACATCGAGCAAGTGATAATGAAGGAATTCAGTCTACTTCTAATAATACAAACTCAACCAATGTAGAAGGAAGTAATGTTGCAGAAACTCGTTCTAGTCCTTGTCATGCAGAAGGTGTCATACGTGAGTCTGTAGAATCTCACTCAATTCCCTCTGATATAGAAGTTGAAgaagaacaaattgaaaaag aAGTAGAGCCTAAACGGGCTAGAGGTCCTACAAAAATGTTAGATGTATGGGAAATGGAACATGGTGATTTAATAATCGTTAATTTGGACAAATATGGTCGACCCATTGGTGAGGAAGGGACAACTCTAACTCGTTTCATTGGTAGCGTAGCTAGAAGGTATCAATATGCTCCTATCAACTACAAGTCATGGAAAGTTATGCCAAATGATTACAAAGaagaaatgttgaaattaataGAG agtaaatttgagtttgttcctCCAATAAATGACTTAACAAGAGAAATGTTAAAATCTGAGCTGAATGAGAAATGGAGGCAATGGAAGGGTGATCTAAAGTCAATGGCATATGACCCTACTAAAACAGAAGAAGAAGTTGCATCTCTTGTACCAGATGATAGGGTTGACCCAAATCAATATCGTGGTTTGGTTCATCATTGGTTTTCTGATGAAGGACAA aaaataagtaaaattaataggcAAAATCGTGCTAAATTTGAAGATGTTCATTGTATGGGTTCAAAAAGTCTCCCAAAGTTTATTGATGAGAAg ATAAAAAAGGGAAAAGGAGTGTTGCCTGGACGTAAAGAGATTTACATTGATACCCGTACTCGTAAAGATGGAACAATTGTCAATGAAAAGGCTGCaaaattgatt gaagaactaaaaaaacataataatgagGCTGGAACTTCTCAATCAACCCAAGACACACAAGGTTCTATGTCTTGGAAGGATGACATATTTTATCAAGTACAAGGACCTGATAAAAACGGACGTGTGCGATGTATGGGCAAGATTCCTCATTCTAAAAAATCGAAGGTTTGTGCATCTGAAAATGAAGAGTTGCGCGAAAGAGTTAAGAATATGGAAAACTTGTTAGCAAATGTGATGACTTTAATTCAAAATCGATTTTCTGGAGCAGATGTTAATGATATAATACAAGCTGCAAGACAG GTTCCTGATGCTACTAGTGctcaaaaccatttgaattcacttagtccaaacaacaacgaaaataatgaaaatg gtgaagattaa
- the LOC101500508 gene encoding probable L-cysteine desulfhydrase, chloroplastic: MASNNNHRSIPDLNGTSHSHPTPKKPKLSSSSFITPSEIQSEFSHHDTAVARINNGSFGSCPSSIISAQHNWQLKYLRQPDHFYFNHLKPAILHSRSIIKNLVNANHIDEISIVDNATTAASIVLQHTAWCFREGTFQKDDVVIMLHYAYGSVKKSMEAYVTRAGGRVIEVPLPFPVSSNDEIITEFRKALEKGKSEGKKVRLAVIDHVTSMPCVVIPVKELIQICREEGVEKVFVDAAHAIGCTDVDMQEIGADFYTSNLHKWFFCPPSIAFLYNRKNPKNDAGGSGDLHHPVVSHEYGNGLAVESAWIGTRDYSAQLVVPNVLEFVNRFEGGIEGIKKRNHEAVVEMGDMLVKAWGTHLGSPSNMCASMVMVGLPTSLGVKSDSDALKLRTHLRDVFGVEVPIYYRPPRDGEVEPVTGYARISHQVYNKVEDYYKFRDAVNQLVDNGFACTLLSN; encoded by the coding sequence atgGCTTCCAACAACAATCACCGTTCAATCCCTGACCTCAACGGAACTTCCCACTCTCACCCCACACCTAAAAAACCTAAACTCTCTTCTTCCTCATTCATCACTCCTTCCGAGATTCAATCCGAATTCTCCCACCACGACACCGCCGTCGCTCGCATTAACAACGGCAGTTTCGGTTCCTGTCCTTCCTCCATCATCTCCGCTCAACACAATTGGCAACTCAAATACCTCCGTCAACCCGATCACTTCTACTTCAACCATCTCAAACCTGCAATCCTCCATTCCCGTTCCATCATCAAAAACCTAGTTAACGCCAATCACATCGATGAAATCTCTATCGTCGATAACGCCACCACCGCCGCTTCCATCGTTCTTCAACACACCGCTTGGTGTTTCCGTGAAGGAACGTTTCAGAAAGATGACGTCGTTATCATGCTTCATTACGCTTACGGCTCCGTTAAAAAATCGATGGAGGCTTACGTCACTCGAGCCGGTGGTAGAGTAATTGAAGTTCCTCTTCCTTTTCCGGTGAGTTCTAACGATGAAATTATTACTGAATTTAGAAAAGCTTTAGAAAAAGGAAAATCTGAAGGTAAAAAAGTTAGGCTTGCGGTTATTGATCATGTTACTTCAATGCCTTGTGTTGTTATTCCTGTTAAGGAATTGATTCAAATTTGTAGAGAGGAAGGTGTTGAAAAAGTTTTTGTGGATGCTGCTCATGCAATTGGTTGTACTGATGTTGATATGCAAGAGATTGGTGCTGATTTTTACACTAGTAATTTGCATAAGTGGTTTTTTTGTCCGCCTTCGATTGCGTTTTTGTACAATAGAAAAAACCCTAAAAATGATGCTGGTGGTAGTGGTGATTTGCATCATCCTGTGGTTTCTCATGAGTATGGAAATGGATTGGCTGTGGAAAGTGCTTGGATTGGAACAAGGGACTATAGTGCTCAATTGGTGGTTCCTAATGTTTTGGAATTTGTGAATAGATTTGAAGGCGGTATTGAAGGGATTAAGAAGAGGAATCATGAAGCTGTTGTTGAGATGGGAGACATGTTGGTTAAAGCTTGGGGAACTCATCTTGGGAGTCCTTCCAATATGTGTGCTAGTATGGTTATGGTTGGTTTGCCTACTAGTTTAGGGGTTAAGAGTGATTCTGATGCACTTAAGTTAAGGACACATTTGAGGGATGTTTTTGGAGTTGAAGTTCCTATATATTATAGACCACCTAGAGATGGGGAAGTTGAGCCTGTAACAGGGTATGCTAGGATTTCTCATCAGGTTTACAATAAAGTTGAAGACTATTACAAGTTTAGGGATGCTGTTAACCAACTTGTGGATAACGGGTTTGCTTGTACTCTTCTTTCAAATTGA
- the LOC101500830 gene encoding pectinesterase-like, with protein MQYRDLASTHNEMDDDSKENEELVSNIVIMGVSMLLIGLVTIAIVGNINGGSENEANLKTINSICEKTEAPESCLHVLKHVGERATVLNYVKASINATLEELSVVNIPKPYLERILTPLQVQSYKDCLELLNMGKEELEYLYMVANSSIKDEVCTINPDDVVNSLSAIISYQQTCTIELVRTNSYDLLGYSLKLPILLTKITLAIVDNFLERPNMEGRLLEGGKKWIPRAEHKFMEVEETRIVVAQDGSGNFRTITESLNECAKNKNSSCVIYVKKGKYEERVVVPKKLDQVLMYGDGPMNTIVIGINTRHITMVTTPFHSATFVVKGKGFTCKDMGFIAPTDIPGAPALSVLSDHAAFFNCKIEGGEGTLYAIAQRQFYRDCEIRGSVDIIKGDSTTLIQNSKIIITPQNTSNIVLRKNVVSVQSRLDKYERTGLVIQNCTIIASSEGEENDDNLVGSTCLGIPRSEYSRTIIMESFLGDVIRPRGWCKWSDNYGIDTATFREYNNRGPGARNDKRVHWESYRTVSIDQRNDEMMSYTAAEFIQADQWLMNSSIPYESGFFFHK; from the exons ATGCAGTATCGTGATCTTGCAAGCACTCATAATGAAATGGATGATGATTCAAAAGAGAATGAGGAATTGGTCTCAAACATAGTAATCATGGGTGTCTCCATGTTACTTATTGGATTGGTGACCATTGCTATTGTTGGCAACATAAACGGTGGTTCAGAAAACGAAGCGAATTTGAAGACCATTAATTCTATTTGTGAAAAAACAGAGGCACCAGAAAGTTGTCTTCATGTCTTAAAACACGTAGGTGAAAGAGCCACAGTTTTGAATTATGTTAAAGCTTCTATTAATGCAACCCTTGAAGAATTATCAGTGGTTAACATTCCTAAACCTTATCTTGAAAGGATCCTAACACCTTTGCAGGTACAATCTTATAAAGATTGTTTAGAATTGTTGAATATGGGAAAAGAAGAACTAGAATATTTATATATGGTGGCAAATTCCTCTATTAAAGATGAGGTATGCACTATAAACCCtgatgatgttgtcaatagttTAAGTGCTATAATTTCATATCAACAAACTTGTACAATTGAATTGGTGAGAACAAATAGCTATGACCTTTTGGGATATTCATTGAAATTGCCAATTCTACTTACAAAGATTACACTAGCCATTGTTGATAATTTCCTCGAGAGGCCGAACATGGAAGGTCGACTACTCGAAGGGGGTAAAAAATGGATTCCAAGAGCTGAGCACAAATTTATGGAAGTTGAGGAGACAAGAATAGTTGTAGCTCAAGATGGAAGTGGTAATTTCAGAACCATAACTGAGTCACTAAATGAATGTgcaaagaataaaaatagttCATGTGTTATTTATGTGAAGAAAGGTAAATATGAGGAGAGAGTTGTGGTACCTAAGAAGTTAGATCAAGTGTTAATGTATGGTGATGGACCTATGAATACCATTGTCATTGGAATCAACACAAGACACATCACCATGGTCACAACACCCTTTCATTCAGCTACTTTTG TTGTAAAGGGGAAAGGATTCACCTGCAAAGACATGGGTTTCATTGCTCCAACTGATATACCAGGAGCACCAGCATTGAGTGTACTTTCTGATCATGCAGCATTCTTCAACTGCAAAATTGAAGGTGGAGAAGGAACCTTATACGCCATAGCACAACGCCAATTCTATCGAGACTGCGAAATTCGCGGTAGCGTAGACATAATCAAAGGAGACTCAACAACTCTAATTCAAAACTCAAAAATCATTATAACACCTCAAAACACATCTAACATAGTTTTAAGGAAAAATGTGGTGAGTGTTCAATCAAGGTTAGATAAATATGAAAGAACAGGACTTGTGATTCAAAACTGCACTATAATAGCATCATCAGAAGGTGAAGAAAATGATGATAATCTTGTTGGGTCAACTTGTTTGGGAATTCCACGTAGTGAATATTCAAGAACAATCATAATGGAATCGTTTCTTGGTGATGTTATACGTCCAAGAGGTTGGTGTAAATGGAGTGATAATTATGGAATTGATACAGCAACATTTCGTGAGTATAATAACAGAGGACCTGGTGCAAGAAATGATAAGAGGGTTCATTGGGAGAGTTATAGAACAGTTTCTATAGATCAGAGAAATGATGAAATGATGAGTTATACAGCTGCTGAGTTTATTCAAGCTGACCAATGGTTGATGAATTCTAGTATTCCATATGAATCTGGTTTTTTCTTCCATAAAtag